One genomic window of Pirellulales bacterium includes the following:
- a CDS encoding autotransporter-associated beta strand repeat-containing protein: MSRNTRKIARRLGLVSLGLLALSANTTYGAVVFSNPITGTNPNLDNPYTTGQVFDSNITVTGIGRGAGALGSSANDRYNANSWNTTTLDTDAYFTWTMQPNSGFEIDFSSLDFTYRSSSSTSASFLELRSSADGFTSSIYNQTITTFGGGGVSTSANLAIPSLQNITTPIEFRLYGWSTVTTNPNGSLSINDFTFNGAVNSLGGPPTGSFWDPNGATAGIGGSGTWDSVSNIWAIDNTGTSVGLQNVNQPAKFEGTAGIVTVSGIVSPASGLTFNTNGYTITGGTEITLAGLTSAANSIVTPTGITATIESVLGGTTGFTKTGPGILNLFTPATVTGHVTVNDGTLIYGAADLLPDSNDLIIDGATVDIGVHNDSVNELVVLNGANLSGTGTISTTSFEVGSGIINANVGGAGNFIKFSTGTATLGGANTFTGNTTVANGVVELNSPEVQGVSGPLGNVDASTVETLFLTGGTLKYSILNQFDYSGRFSGNPDQRYNVNTNGQNVTWAASNLISTGGILNKSGNGTLTVSGVNAYTGGSNITGGSLVATDASSLGTGTVSVVDANLYVANGVTLANNLVLGTTGSPGQVLLAGWDFSPIVGAPGFFGASPYAATQTHPQITSSGLVRGTGFTFGNFSGASFAWGAPGFDSVDAAATIAANKEVTFTIVTSDTTSLTQIAPYTTRQSSTGAKTGQWQYSVGAGPFVDLGGPITWGPVQGNPGNPQAAIELNGISALQNLPSGTTVTFRLLNYGGVDAMGQPSATGTWYFNDFSQTSDIDLQVQGLVGNTNPTVIPAAAGINTAGTAIFTGNVTAQAAASVTAAAGGTAEFQGVISGNGGIDKIGPGTVIFTNANTYLGNTNVDAGTLLINNTTGSGTGIGGIAVNANATLGGTGIISGVVTPAVNGIIAPGSNGVGTLTLDGGLTLNSAILNFELGAVGTNDLLQLNASALDAGGTSTFNFTNVGGFGLGTYTLIDYGTLLGSVGNFSISNPTLGGFSLSLANSGTAIVLNVTPGGPAFNEWIGASGANWTTAGSWSPAGAPNSATAEARFLGMGDSPVVLDANQTVNKLTFNTVDNYFISGTPGRVLSLAGTNPTISVNGGATQSIETSINLGNNTAVNIVNGTLVFEQITGETSVIGTNVVATISPESTLELGGENSALGSTAGNKTKVVTVNFASILSVTGGNQVVGHVSGPGTGAGTAVGSTTISSQASLTANGLRQNSLTLAAGTGTAFTRFNAATVDGGANGLVVLDSVAADVPALTLGNESYLDLNDNDLVLFYGGTTNDPNPLATITQYVDNFYANGSAPGAGVPVIGSSTVENSGGSRILIPVDNANSQFGNVGNPFYDLTLGDANLGTGFNQVIVRFTYPGDYNLDGQVDGADYVVVDSNLGTTTPGLSGGWTLGDGDFDGLITPADYLPIDSNFGSGVGNPLGGNPVVSAIPEPSAWLLGSLAAIGLGAWSRRRKA, encoded by the coding sequence ATGAGTCGCAACACACGCAAGATTGCTCGCCGATTGGGTCTGGTATCGTTGGGCCTGCTGGCCTTGAGCGCTAACACCACGTATGGCGCGGTAGTTTTTAGCAACCCGATCACGGGAACGAACCCCAACTTGGATAATCCCTACACGACGGGTCAGGTTTTTGATTCCAACATTACGGTGACGGGTATTGGCCGCGGTGCGGGTGCGCTCGGTTCTAGTGCCAATGATCGCTACAACGCAAATAGTTGGAATACGACGACACTTGATACCGATGCTTATTTCACCTGGACGATGCAGCCAAATTCGGGTTTTGAGATTGATTTTTCATCCTTAGATTTCACGTATCGTAGCTCTTCTTCAACAAGTGCTTCATTTTTAGAATTGCGTTCCAGCGCGGATGGCTTTACTAGTTCAATTTACAACCAGACGATTACAACATTCGGTGGAGGCGGCGTTTCCACAAGTGCCAATCTGGCGATTCCATCATTGCAAAATATCACAACGCCGATTGAGTTTAGGCTTTATGGTTGGTCAACGGTTACCACCAATCCCAATGGCTCCCTAAGCATCAACGACTTCACCTTTAACGGCGCGGTTAATTCCCTGGGTGGCCCCCCGACTGGCAGCTTTTGGGACCCGAATGGCGCAACCGCGGGCATCGGCGGCAGCGGCACCTGGGATAGTGTTAGCAATATCTGGGCGATCGACAACACCGGTACGTCCGTCGGCCTGCAAAATGTCAACCAGCCCGCCAAGTTCGAAGGGACCGCCGGCATCGTGACAGTTAGTGGGATTGTCTCTCCGGCGTCGGGGCTGACTTTTAATACAAACGGGTACACGATCACCGGCGGGACCGAGATCACACTCGCGGGATTGACCTCTGCGGCCAATTCGATTGTTACGCCCACGGGAATTACCGCCACCATAGAAAGCGTCTTGGGGGGGACCACGGGCTTTACCAAAACCGGTCCCGGCATTCTCAATCTGTTCACTCCGGCAACCGTGACCGGGCATGTCACGGTCAACGACGGCACCCTGATATATGGAGCGGCGGATTTACTGCCGGATTCCAACGATCTGATCATCGACGGCGCAACGGTTGATATTGGCGTCCATAATGATAGCGTAAATGAACTGGTGGTGCTGAATGGCGCGAATTTATCCGGCACCGGCACGATCAGTACGACCTCGTTTGAGGTTGGCTCCGGCATCATCAATGCCAATGTGGGGGGGGCCGGAAACTTTATCAAGTTTAGCACCGGCACCGCGACCCTGGGGGGAGCCAACACATTCACCGGCAATACCACGGTGGCCAACGGCGTTGTGGAACTCAATTCTCCAGAAGTGCAGGGGGTATCGGGTCCCTTGGGAAATGTCGATGCGAGCACGGTGGAAACCCTGTTTTTGACCGGCGGGACACTCAAGTATTCCATTTTGAACCAGTTCGACTATTCCGGTCGCTTTAGCGGTAATCCCGATCAACGTTACAATGTCAATACCAACGGCCAAAATGTGACCTGGGCCGCTTCTAACCTGATTAGCACTGGCGGCATCCTAAATAAGAGCGGGAATGGCACGTTGACTGTCTCGGGGGTCAATGCTTACACCGGCGGTTCCAACATCACTGGCGGCAGTCTTGTGGCGACGGACGCTAGTTCCCTGGGGACGGGGACCGTGAGCGTGGTTGATGCCAACCTCTATGTGGCAAATGGCGTCACCCTGGCGAATAATCTGGTCCTGGGGACAACTGGCTCACCAGGGCAGGTGCTGCTGGCAGGTTGGGATTTTAGTCCGATAGTCGGCGCGCCGGGCTTCTTTGGCGCTTCACCCTATGCCGCCACCCAAACCCACCCGCAAATTACCTCTAGCGGTCTGGTGCGGGGAACGGGATTTACATTTGGCAATTTTTCCGGGGCATCCTTTGCCTGGGGTGCTCCAGGATTTGACAGTGTGGACGCGGCGGCGACCATTGCCGCGAATAAGGAAGTGACCTTTACCATTGTCACCTCCGACACGACCAGCTTGACCCAAATCGCCCCCTACACCACCCGTCAGTCCAGCACTGGTGCCAAGACTGGTCAGTGGCAATATTCTGTCGGCGCGGGTCCCTTTGTGGATTTGGGTGGCCCGATCACCTGGGGCCCAGTCCAAGGCAACCCCGGCAATCCCCAGGCCGCTATCGAGTTGAATGGCATCTCCGCCCTGCAAAACTTGCCATCCGGGACCACCGTGACCTTCCGGCTGCTCAATTACGGGGGTGTTGACGCGATGGGACAACCATCTGCCACCGGCACGTGGTACTTTAACGACTTTTCCCAAACCTCCGATATTGACCTGCAAGTGCAGGGTTTGGTGGGAAATACCAATCCCACGGTCATTCCCGCCGCTGCGGGGATTAACACCGCTGGGACGGCCATATTTACCGGGAATGTGACCGCCCAAGCGGCCGCGTCCGTGACCGCCGCCGCGGGGGGAACCGCCGAGTTTCAGGGTGTGATCTCGGGGAATGGCGGCATCGATAAGATTGGTCCCGGAACGGTTATCTTTACCAATGCCAACACCTACCTGGGCAATACCAATGTTGACGCCGGCACGCTGTTGATTAACAACACCACCGGTAGCGGCACGGGGATTGGCGGCATCGCGGTCAACGCCAACGCCACATTGGGGGGGACCGGTATTATTAGCGGTGTGGTCACTCCCGCGGTGAATGGCATTATTGCTCCCGGCTCGAACGGGGTTGGCACCCTGACCCTGGATGGGGGGTTAACACTCAATTCCGCCATCCTCAATTTTGAATTGGGCGCGGTGGGGACCAACGACTTGCTGCAGTTGAATGCTAGCGCCTTGGATGCCGGCGGTACCAGCACGTTTAACTTTACCAATGTGGGCGGCTTTGGCCTGGGGACCTATACCCTGATCGATTATGGCACCTTGCTGGGGTCCGTGGGCAATTTTAGCATCAGCAATCCGACGCTGGGGGGCTTTAGTCTGAGCTTGGCAAATTCTGGTACCGCCATCGTGTTAAATGTCACCCCCGGTGGCCCGGCGTTTAACGAATGGATCGGCGCATCGGGGGCGAACTGGACCACGGCGGGGAGCTGGTCTCCCGCTGGCGCGCCGAACAGCGCGACGGCCGAGGCGCGGTTTTTGGGGATGGGGGATTCCCCCGTCGTCCTCGACGCTAACCAGACTGTCAACAAACTGACGTTTAATACAGTCGACAATTACTTTATTTCCGGGACTCCTGGCCGTGTGCTAAGTTTGGCTGGAACCAACCCCACCATCTCGGTTAATGGTGGCGCCACTCAAAGCATCGAGACCAGTATCAATCTGGGAAATAACACCGCCGTGAACATCGTGAATGGTACGCTGGTCTTTGAACAAATCACCGGTGAAACCAGTGTCATCGGCACCAATGTTGTGGCGACGATCTCTCCAGAGTCGACGTTGGAATTAGGTGGGGAAAATAGCGCTCTGGGAAGCACCGCCGGCAATAAGACCAAGGTTGTGACGGTAAACTTTGCCAGTATCCTGAGTGTGACCGGAGGGAACCAGGTGGTGGGGCATGTGAGCGGGCCGGGGACGGGCGCGGGCACGGCGGTGGGTTCGACGACGATCTCGTCGCAGGCCAGCCTGACGGCGAATGGCTTGCGACAAAACAGTCTGACCCTGGCGGCGGGGACAGGCACGGCGTTTACCCGGTTTAACGCGGCGACGGTGGACGGCGGGGCCAATGGCCTGGTGGTGCTGGACAGCGTGGCGGCGGACGTGCCAGCATTAACACTGGGTAACGAAAGCTACCTGGACCTGAACGACAACGATTTGGTGTTGTTCTATGGCGGCACGACCAACGATCCCAATCCGCTGGCGACGATCACGCAGTACGTGGACAACTTTTATGCCAATGGCAGCGCGCCGGGGGCTGGCGTGCCGGTGATTGGCAGTAGCACGGTGGAGAATTCGGGCGGCAGCCGGATCTTGATCCCCGTGGACAACGCCAAC
- a CDS encoding endonuclease/exonuclease/phosphatase family protein: protein MNNRSLAISAGVWCCGLWLSGWACIMQVKGVDFGVGTPPATNASSSSAKSADSLPNSGHPLKIMTFNAENLTAPAARVKLERYRWEIARTAHLERVADVIEAANPDVVNLLESTTAEAVELLVKILHEKGFTDYRGYHVDSSDTFTGFDVAVISKFPLDTVDGKTIRHFGTEEDHPYKGEFYSKDAGGTVRQRLAGISRHSLYYITIHGRKYGFLGLHLKAIPDDAPSNALRTHEAGIAQKIITEEILKRGYQPIVLGDLNDYDPDIPDRDEERSTQTNVLKMLKDYDSATQGDELVNVAEKIVRQADRYTNLWDRNENGVSDPGDVRTMIDHILLPRDLAPHITRAFIFHSSSVETSDHWPVVVEILLPMEN from the coding sequence ATGAATAATCGTTCCTTGGCGATCAGTGCGGGTGTGTGGTGCTGCGGTTTGTGGTTATCGGGCTGGGCATGCATCATGCAGGTTAAGGGCGTTGATTTTGGGGTGGGAACTCCCCCCGCGACCAACGCATCAAGCAGTAGTGCCAAATCGGCGGACTCGCTGCCGAACAGCGGCCATCCGTTAAAAATCATGACCTTTAACGCGGAAAACCTGACCGCCCCCGCGGCCCGGGTAAAGCTGGAACGCTATCGCTGGGAAATCGCCCGCACCGCCCACCTGGAACGCGTGGCCGACGTGATCGAGGCCGCCAATCCCGATGTGGTAAACCTGCTCGAGAGCACGACGGCGGAGGCGGTGGAACTGTTGGTCAAAATCCTGCACGAAAAAGGATTTACCGACTATCGCGGCTATCATGTGGACAGCAGCGACACATTTACCGGATTTGACGTGGCCGTGATCAGCAAATTTCCCCTGGACACGGTCGATGGGAAAACCATCCGCCATTTTGGGACCGAGGAGGACCACCCCTATAAAGGGGAGTTTTATAGCAAGGATGCTGGCGGCACGGTTCGCCAACGGCTGGCCGGTATTAGCCGCCATTCGCTTTATTATATTACCATTCATGGGCGGAAATACGGCTTTTTGGGCCTACATCTGAAGGCGATTCCCGACGACGCCCCTTCCAACGCCCTCCGAACGCACGAGGCGGGCATCGCCCAAAAGATCATCACCGAGGAAATCCTCAAACGGGGCTATCAGCCAATCGTACTGGGCGATCTGAATGATTATGACCCGGACATTCCCGATCGGGACGAAGAACGTAGCACCCAAACAAACGTGCTAAAAATGCTTAAGGATTATGATTCAGCGACACAGGGGGATGAGTTGGTCAACGTGGCGGAAAAAATTGTACGGCAGGCGGACCGCTATACAAATCTGTGGGACCGGAACGAAAACGGCGTCAGCGACCCTGGTGACGTGAGGACGATGATTGACCACATTTTGCTCCCCCGCGACTTGGCCCCCCATATCACTCGGGCGTTTATTTTTCACAGTTCATCGGTCGAAACCTCGGACCATTGGCCAGTGGTGGTGGAAATCCTCCTACCCATGGAAAACTAG